The following proteins are encoded in a genomic region of Channa argus isolate prfri chromosome 3, Channa argus male v1.0, whole genome shotgun sequence:
- the LOC137123955 gene encoding rho GDP-dissociation inhibitor 1-like, producing the protein MAEDEVTPEQLSAIAAENEEPEPVNYKPPAQKTVKEIHELDKDDESLRKYKEALLGCVVAEADPNAPNVQVTRMSLICEDAPCPLVLDLQGDLEAFKKQSFVLKEGVEYKIKISFKVNKEIVSGLKYVQQTFRKGMKIDKSDYMVGSYGPRPIEYDFLTTMEEAPKGVLARGNYVIKSKFTDDDKHDHLSWEWNLMIKKDWKD; encoded by the exons ATGGCTGAGGATGAGGTGACTCCGGAGCAGCTATCAGCCATCGCCGCCGAAAACGAGGAGCCAGAGCCCGTGAACTACAAGCCCCCTGCCCAGAAGACAGTGAAGGAGATCCATGAGCTGGATAAGGATGACGAGAGTCTACGCAAATATAAGGAAGCCCTGCTTGGCTGCGTGGTCGCCGAAGCTG ATCCCAATGCTCCCAATGTTCAGGTGACTCGGATGTCTCTGATCTGTGAAGACGCCCCATGCCCCTTGGTCCTGGACCTGCAAG GAGACCTGGAAGCCTTCAAGAAGCAGTCCTTTGTTTTGAAGGAGGGCGttgaatacaaaataaagatCAGCTTTAAG GTGAACAAGGAGATCGTTTCAGGACTGAAGTACGTGCAGCAGACATTCAGGAAAGGAATGAAGA TTGATAAATCGGACTATATGGTGGGCAGCTACGGGCCCCGTCCCATTGAATATGACTTCCTGACCACGATGGAGGAGGCCCCTAAAGGTGTGCTGGCCCGCGGCAACTACGTCATCAAATCCAAGTTTACCGATGACGACAAGCACGACCACCTGTCCTGGGAGTGGAACCTCATGATCAAGAAAGACTGGAAAGACTAA
- the ppp1r12c gene encoding protein phosphatase 1 regulatory subunit 12C isoform X1 yields MGDSARTKRREQLKRWAGSCTDKAPAVPRRRWRGDAEDRAVEPEAELSDAPRDQPVSGGRDETSPLLKRRKSVRFDRAAEFLATCASGDIEEAQVMLKVDKETKRRNVEDVAELINCSNADGITALHQACIDGSMEMVTFLVEYGANVNQVDNEGWTPLHVAASCGHTDIADFLLQQGASLSAVNCDGDVPLDIALDEATEGLLQDYTQRQGVDVEAAKRLEEEQIMRDARTWLTEGLPADIRHPRTGATPLHVAAAKGYLEALKIICQCGLDVSAMDFDGWTPLHAAAHWGQGEACHILAEQLCNMEARSNAGQTPFDVADESVAELLEELLQKQANWRNERSILDRQNLQGSTAANAANKRRRSSVCRMSSKDKMNVQDQSKERGISGDLELSEDKESSPESSTVSSPDTESVTTSTVSPADKTPEEKDEEEQDKANRTAKVQPTPQTRDIAAESPNTPNADRRKFQAPGRDEESESQRKARSRLLRQTRRSTQGVTLTDLKEAEKTVAKAADPPPRNIQHVSPIVTITPAERDTDPVKQVEPEGEKRLGVKERRRGRRERRSTGIVQSEGENEGEDAHLNDTNSISSENQLGDSSAEYRTLYFKVLQENLALKDKLQEMELLLSQNKVELERLRQVRQSLESSTDRPALLELERFEKLALQRKALELEDELKVLVDLRADNQRLKDENAALIRVISKLSSFLHLCVEGEEEKTTHVRGGSLLEKET; encoded by the exons ATGGGGGACTCAGCGAGGACCAAACGGCGGGAGCAGCTGAAGCGTTGGGCCGGTTCTTGTACCGACAAAGCGCCGGCGGTGCCTAGGCGGAGGTGGCGGGGCGATGCCGAGGACAGAGCTGTGGAGCCGGAGGCCGAGCTCAGCGACGCGCCGAGGGACCAGCCGGTGTCTGGGGGCAGAGATGAAACAAGCCCCCTCCTCAAACGACG GAAAAGTGTGAGGTTTGACAGGGCTGCAGAGTTCCTGGCCACCTGTGCCAGTGGGGACATAGAGGAAGCTCAGGTGATGCTAAAGGTGGACAAAGAGACCAAAAGGAGAAATGTGGAAGATGTTGCCGAGCTTATCAACTGTTCGAATGCGGATGGAATCACTGCTCTCCACCAG GCCTGTATCGATGGCAGCATGGAGATGGTGACCTTCCTTGTGGAGTATGGTGCCAATGTGAACCAGGTGGATAATGAAGGATGGACACCACTGCATGTTGCTGCCTCCTGCGGCCACACTGACATTGCAGA TTTCCTTTTGCAGCAAGGTGCATCTCTTTCTGCTGTTAACTGTGATGGTGATGTTCCTCTGGACATTGCTCTTGATGAGGCCACTGAGGGCCTTCTTCAGGATTACACTCAGAGACAGG GGGTGGATGTAGAGGCAGCTAAGCggctggaggaggagcagatCATGAGAGATGCCCGGACCTGGCTGACCGAGGGCCTACCTGCTGACATACGACACCCTCGAACTGGAGCCACACCACTCCATGTGGCTGCAGCTAAAGGCTACCTGGAGGCGCTGAA GATCATTTGTCAGTGCGGGCTGGATGTGTCGGCTATGGATTTCGATGGCTGGACGCCTCTCCATGCTGCTGCACACTGGGGTCAGGGGGAGGCCTGTCACATTCTGGCCGAACAGTTGTGTAATATGGAAGCTCGCAGCAATGCG GGTCAGACACCCTTTGATGTAGCTGATGAAAGTGTTGCGGAGCTGCTGGAGGAGTTGTTGCAGAAACAAGCCAAT tgGCGTAATGAACGGTCCATATTGGATAGGCAAAACCTACAAGGCTCTACTgctgcaaatgcagcaaataaacGCCGGAG GAGCTCAGTGTGCAGAATGAGCAGTAAAGATAAGATGAATGTGCAGGACCAGTCTAAAGAGAGGGGCATTTCAGGTGACCTGGAGCTGAGTGAGGACAAAGAGAGCAGCCCTG AAAGCTCTACTGTGTCCAGTCCAGACACTGAGAGTGTGACCACATCTACAGTCAGCCCTGCTGACAAG ACACCAGAGgagaaagatgaggaggagcaggacAAAGCAAACCGCACTGCTAAAGTCCAACCCACTCCTCAGACAAGGGACATTGCAGCTGAGAGTCCAAACACCCCCAATGCTGACAGGCGCAA GTTCCAGGCTCCAGGCAGAGATGAAGAGTCTGAGTCTCAGAGGAAGGCTCGCTCTCGGCTGTTGCGCCAGACTCGTCGCTCCACACAG GGTGTGACTCTGACTGACCtgaaagaggcagagaagacGGTGGCTAAAGCTGCAGATCCACCACCTCGCAACATCCAACATGTCAGTCCCATCGTCACCATCACGCCTGCTGAAAGGG ATACAGACCCAGTGAAACAGGTGGAGCCGGAGGGAGAGAAGCGTCTGGGAGtgaaagaaaggaggagggggaggagagagagacgcTCCACTGGCATCGTTCAGTCAGAAGGAGAG AATGAAGGTGAGGATGCGCATCTGAATGATACAAACAGTATTTCCAG TGAGAATCAACTTGGAGACTCATCAGCAGAGTACAGAACG ttgTACTTTAAGGTACTGCAGGAGAACCTGGCTCTGAAGGACAAGCTGCAAGAGATGGAGCTGCTGCTCAGCCAAAACAAAGTGGAGCTGGAGAGACTCCGACAGGTTCGGCAG AGTCTGGAGAGCAGCACAGACAGACCAGCCCTGTTGGAGCTGGAGAGATTT GAGAAGTTGGCCCTCCAGAGGAAAGCATTGGAACTAGAAGATGAGCTAAAG gtGCTTGTGGACCTCAGAGCAGACAACCAGAGGCTTAAGGATGAGAACGCCGCCCTCATTCGAGTCATCAGCAAACTGTCAAg ctttcttcacctctgcgtGGAGggtgaggaagaaaaaacaacacatgtaaGGGGGGGTTCGTTACTCGAAAAAGAAACTTAA
- the ppp1r12c gene encoding protein phosphatase 1 regulatory subunit 12C isoform X2, giving the protein MGDSARTKRREQLKRWAGSCTDKAPAVPRRRWRGDAEDRAVEPEAELSDAPRDQPVSGGRDETSPLLKRRKSVRFDRAAEFLATCASGDIEEAQVMLKVDKETKRRNVEDVAELINCSNADGITALHQACIDGSMEMVTFLVEYGANVNQVDNEGWTPLHVAASCGHTDIADFLLQQGASLSAVNCDGDVPLDIALDEATEGLLQDYTQRQGVDVEAAKRLEEEQIMRDARTWLTEGLPADIRHPRTGATPLHVAAAKGYLEALKIICQCGLDVSAMDFDGWTPLHAAAHWGQGEACHILAEQLCNMEARSNAGQTPFDVADESVAELLEELLQKQANWRNERSILDRQNLQGSTAANAANKRRRSSVCRMSSKDKMNVQDQSKERGISGDLELSEDKESSPESSTVSSPDTESVTTSTVSPADKTPEEKDEEEQDKANRTAKVQPTPQTRDIAAESPNTPNADRRKFQAPGRDEESESQRKARSRLLRQTRRSTQGVTLTDLKEAEKTVAKAADPPPRNIQHVSPIVTITPAERDTDPVKQVEPEGEKRLGVKERRRGRRERRSTGIVQSEGENEGEDAHLNDTNSISSENQLGDSSAEYRTLYFKVLQENLALKDKLQEMELLLSQNKVELERLRQSLESSTDRPALLELERFEKLALQRKALELEDELKVLVDLRADNQRLKDENAALIRVISKLSSFLHLCVEGEEEKTTHVRGGSLLEKET; this is encoded by the exons ATGGGGGACTCAGCGAGGACCAAACGGCGGGAGCAGCTGAAGCGTTGGGCCGGTTCTTGTACCGACAAAGCGCCGGCGGTGCCTAGGCGGAGGTGGCGGGGCGATGCCGAGGACAGAGCTGTGGAGCCGGAGGCCGAGCTCAGCGACGCGCCGAGGGACCAGCCGGTGTCTGGGGGCAGAGATGAAACAAGCCCCCTCCTCAAACGACG GAAAAGTGTGAGGTTTGACAGGGCTGCAGAGTTCCTGGCCACCTGTGCCAGTGGGGACATAGAGGAAGCTCAGGTGATGCTAAAGGTGGACAAAGAGACCAAAAGGAGAAATGTGGAAGATGTTGCCGAGCTTATCAACTGTTCGAATGCGGATGGAATCACTGCTCTCCACCAG GCCTGTATCGATGGCAGCATGGAGATGGTGACCTTCCTTGTGGAGTATGGTGCCAATGTGAACCAGGTGGATAATGAAGGATGGACACCACTGCATGTTGCTGCCTCCTGCGGCCACACTGACATTGCAGA TTTCCTTTTGCAGCAAGGTGCATCTCTTTCTGCTGTTAACTGTGATGGTGATGTTCCTCTGGACATTGCTCTTGATGAGGCCACTGAGGGCCTTCTTCAGGATTACACTCAGAGACAGG GGGTGGATGTAGAGGCAGCTAAGCggctggaggaggagcagatCATGAGAGATGCCCGGACCTGGCTGACCGAGGGCCTACCTGCTGACATACGACACCCTCGAACTGGAGCCACACCACTCCATGTGGCTGCAGCTAAAGGCTACCTGGAGGCGCTGAA GATCATTTGTCAGTGCGGGCTGGATGTGTCGGCTATGGATTTCGATGGCTGGACGCCTCTCCATGCTGCTGCACACTGGGGTCAGGGGGAGGCCTGTCACATTCTGGCCGAACAGTTGTGTAATATGGAAGCTCGCAGCAATGCG GGTCAGACACCCTTTGATGTAGCTGATGAAAGTGTTGCGGAGCTGCTGGAGGAGTTGTTGCAGAAACAAGCCAAT tgGCGTAATGAACGGTCCATATTGGATAGGCAAAACCTACAAGGCTCTACTgctgcaaatgcagcaaataaacGCCGGAG GAGCTCAGTGTGCAGAATGAGCAGTAAAGATAAGATGAATGTGCAGGACCAGTCTAAAGAGAGGGGCATTTCAGGTGACCTGGAGCTGAGTGAGGACAAAGAGAGCAGCCCTG AAAGCTCTACTGTGTCCAGTCCAGACACTGAGAGTGTGACCACATCTACAGTCAGCCCTGCTGACAAG ACACCAGAGgagaaagatgaggaggagcaggacAAAGCAAACCGCACTGCTAAAGTCCAACCCACTCCTCAGACAAGGGACATTGCAGCTGAGAGTCCAAACACCCCCAATGCTGACAGGCGCAA GTTCCAGGCTCCAGGCAGAGATGAAGAGTCTGAGTCTCAGAGGAAGGCTCGCTCTCGGCTGTTGCGCCAGACTCGTCGCTCCACACAG GGTGTGACTCTGACTGACCtgaaagaggcagagaagacGGTGGCTAAAGCTGCAGATCCACCACCTCGCAACATCCAACATGTCAGTCCCATCGTCACCATCACGCCTGCTGAAAGGG ATACAGACCCAGTGAAACAGGTGGAGCCGGAGGGAGAGAAGCGTCTGGGAGtgaaagaaaggaggagggggaggagagagagacgcTCCACTGGCATCGTTCAGTCAGAAGGAGAG AATGAAGGTGAGGATGCGCATCTGAATGATACAAACAGTATTTCCAG TGAGAATCAACTTGGAGACTCATCAGCAGAGTACAGAACG ttgTACTTTAAGGTACTGCAGGAGAACCTGGCTCTGAAGGACAAGCTGCAAGAGATGGAGCTGCTGCTCAGCCAAAACAAAGTGGAGCTGGAGAGACTCCGACAG AGTCTGGAGAGCAGCACAGACAGACCAGCCCTGTTGGAGCTGGAGAGATTT GAGAAGTTGGCCCTCCAGAGGAAAGCATTGGAACTAGAAGATGAGCTAAAG gtGCTTGTGGACCTCAGAGCAGACAACCAGAGGCTTAAGGATGAGAACGCCGCCCTCATTCGAGTCATCAGCAAACTGTCAAg ctttcttcacctctgcgtGGAGggtgaggaagaaaaaacaacacatgtaaGGGGGGGTTCGTTACTCGAAAAAGAAACTTAA
- the ppp1r12c gene encoding protein phosphatase 1 regulatory subunit 12C isoform X3 gives MGDSARTKRREQLKRWAGSCTDKAPAVPRRRWRGDAEDRAVEPEAELSDAPRDQPVSGGRDETSPLLKRRKSVRFDRAAEFLATCASGDIEEAQVMLKVDKETKRRNVEDVAELINCSNADGITALHQACIDGSMEMVTFLVEYGANVNQVDNEGWTPLHVAASCGHTDIADFLLQQGASLSAVNCDGDVPLDIALDEATEGLLQDYTQRQGVDVEAAKRLEEEQIMRDARTWLTEGLPADIRHPRTGATPLHVAAAKGYLEALKIICQCGLDVSAMDFDGWTPLHAAAHWGQGEACHILAEQLCNMEARSNAGQTPFDVADESVAELLEELLQKQANWRNERSILDRQNLQGSTAANAANKRRRSSVCRMSSKDKMNVQDQSKERGISGDLELSEDKESSPESSTVSSPDTESVTTSTVSPADKTPEEKDEEEQDKANRTAKVQPTPQTRDIAAESPNTPNADRRKFQAPGRDEESESQRKARSRLLRQTRRSTQGVTLTDLKEAEKTVAKAADPPPRNIQHVSPIVTITPAERDTDPVKQVEPEGEKRLGVKERRRGRRERRSTGIVQSEGENEGEDAHLNDTNSISSENQLGDSSAEYRTLYFKVLQENLALKDKLQEMELLLSQNKVELERLRQVRQSLESSTDRPALLELERFEKLALQRKALELEDELKVLVDLRADNQRLKDENAALIRVISKLSR, from the exons ATGGGGGACTCAGCGAGGACCAAACGGCGGGAGCAGCTGAAGCGTTGGGCCGGTTCTTGTACCGACAAAGCGCCGGCGGTGCCTAGGCGGAGGTGGCGGGGCGATGCCGAGGACAGAGCTGTGGAGCCGGAGGCCGAGCTCAGCGACGCGCCGAGGGACCAGCCGGTGTCTGGGGGCAGAGATGAAACAAGCCCCCTCCTCAAACGACG GAAAAGTGTGAGGTTTGACAGGGCTGCAGAGTTCCTGGCCACCTGTGCCAGTGGGGACATAGAGGAAGCTCAGGTGATGCTAAAGGTGGACAAAGAGACCAAAAGGAGAAATGTGGAAGATGTTGCCGAGCTTATCAACTGTTCGAATGCGGATGGAATCACTGCTCTCCACCAG GCCTGTATCGATGGCAGCATGGAGATGGTGACCTTCCTTGTGGAGTATGGTGCCAATGTGAACCAGGTGGATAATGAAGGATGGACACCACTGCATGTTGCTGCCTCCTGCGGCCACACTGACATTGCAGA TTTCCTTTTGCAGCAAGGTGCATCTCTTTCTGCTGTTAACTGTGATGGTGATGTTCCTCTGGACATTGCTCTTGATGAGGCCACTGAGGGCCTTCTTCAGGATTACACTCAGAGACAGG GGGTGGATGTAGAGGCAGCTAAGCggctggaggaggagcagatCATGAGAGATGCCCGGACCTGGCTGACCGAGGGCCTACCTGCTGACATACGACACCCTCGAACTGGAGCCACACCACTCCATGTGGCTGCAGCTAAAGGCTACCTGGAGGCGCTGAA GATCATTTGTCAGTGCGGGCTGGATGTGTCGGCTATGGATTTCGATGGCTGGACGCCTCTCCATGCTGCTGCACACTGGGGTCAGGGGGAGGCCTGTCACATTCTGGCCGAACAGTTGTGTAATATGGAAGCTCGCAGCAATGCG GGTCAGACACCCTTTGATGTAGCTGATGAAAGTGTTGCGGAGCTGCTGGAGGAGTTGTTGCAGAAACAAGCCAAT tgGCGTAATGAACGGTCCATATTGGATAGGCAAAACCTACAAGGCTCTACTgctgcaaatgcagcaaataaacGCCGGAG GAGCTCAGTGTGCAGAATGAGCAGTAAAGATAAGATGAATGTGCAGGACCAGTCTAAAGAGAGGGGCATTTCAGGTGACCTGGAGCTGAGTGAGGACAAAGAGAGCAGCCCTG AAAGCTCTACTGTGTCCAGTCCAGACACTGAGAGTGTGACCACATCTACAGTCAGCCCTGCTGACAAG ACACCAGAGgagaaagatgaggaggagcaggacAAAGCAAACCGCACTGCTAAAGTCCAACCCACTCCTCAGACAAGGGACATTGCAGCTGAGAGTCCAAACACCCCCAATGCTGACAGGCGCAA GTTCCAGGCTCCAGGCAGAGATGAAGAGTCTGAGTCTCAGAGGAAGGCTCGCTCTCGGCTGTTGCGCCAGACTCGTCGCTCCACACAG GGTGTGACTCTGACTGACCtgaaagaggcagagaagacGGTGGCTAAAGCTGCAGATCCACCACCTCGCAACATCCAACATGTCAGTCCCATCGTCACCATCACGCCTGCTGAAAGGG ATACAGACCCAGTGAAACAGGTGGAGCCGGAGGGAGAGAAGCGTCTGGGAGtgaaagaaaggaggagggggaggagagagagacgcTCCACTGGCATCGTTCAGTCAGAAGGAGAG AATGAAGGTGAGGATGCGCATCTGAATGATACAAACAGTATTTCCAG TGAGAATCAACTTGGAGACTCATCAGCAGAGTACAGAACG ttgTACTTTAAGGTACTGCAGGAGAACCTGGCTCTGAAGGACAAGCTGCAAGAGATGGAGCTGCTGCTCAGCCAAAACAAAGTGGAGCTGGAGAGACTCCGACAGGTTCGGCAG AGTCTGGAGAGCAGCACAGACAGACCAGCCCTGTTGGAGCTGGAGAGATTT GAGAAGTTGGCCCTCCAGAGGAAAGCATTGGAACTAGAAGATGAGCTAAAG gtGCTTGTGGACCTCAGAGCAGACAACCAGAGGCTTAAGGATGAGAACGCCGCCCTCATTCGAGTCATCAGCAAACTGTCAAggtga
- the LOC137123953 gene encoding nicotinate-nucleotide pyrophosphorylase [carboxylating]-like, translating into MAPAKQTVADSIPPHTLTRLAREWLTEDTPNFDAAGVCVGSQEVEARLLCKTPHSVLAGSPFFTAVFAEVGCSVDWIFQEGNKIGADDVTLTAVVRGPARCLLLGERPALNCLARASGIATRCSQLQAMATVEGWQGEVAGTRKTTPGFRLVEKYAMLIGGVSMHRQDLSGMVMLKDNHVWASGSIKEAVKSARSVCGFSSKIEVECRSVEEGREAAQAGADIVMLDNFQPQELRVAACALKEEFPTLLIEASGGVTPENLSMFFSTHVDIISLGCITQGCPVVDFSLKVQTSGCLLKHQR; encoded by the exons ATGGCCCCAGCAAAACAAACGGTAGCAGACTCGATCCCCCCTCATACTTTGACAAGGCTAGCACGAGAGTGGCTGACAGAGGACACACCAAACTTTGATGCCGCAGGGGTGTGTGTGGGATCACAGGAAGTTGAGGCAAGACTGCTGTGTAAAACACCACATAGTGTTCTGGCAGGAAGTCCCTTCTTCACAGCAGTGTTTGCTGAGGTCGGCTGCTCTGTTGACTGGATTTTCCAGGAAGGAAATAAAATTG GTGCTGATGATGTCACGCTGACTGCTGTGGTGAGAGGACCAGCAAGGTGCCTACTCCTCGGGGAAAGACCTGCTCTTAACTGCCTGGCCCGAGCCTCAGGGATCGCCACCCGCTGTTCTCAGCTCCAGGCAATGGCAACCGTGGAAGGATGGCAGGGAGAGGTGGCCGGCACACGGAAGACCACCCCGGGCTTCCGTCTGGTGGAGAAGTACGCCATGCTGATCGGTGGCGTGTCCATGCACAGACAGGATTTGAGTGGAATGGTGATGCTGAAAGACAACCACGTCTGGGCGTCAGGCAGCATAAAAGAG GCTGTGAAAAGTGCCCGGTCAGTGTGTGGCTTCAGCTCTAAGATTGAGGTGGAGTGCCGCTCTGTAGAGGAAGGCAGAGAGGCAGCCCAAGCAGGAGCAGACATCGTCATGTTGGACAACTTTCAGcctcag GAGCTCCGTGTTGCAGCTTGTGCATTAAAGGAGGAGTTTCCAACTTTACTGATTGAAGCCAGTGGAGGGGTGACTCCTGAGAACTTATCTATGTTTTTCTCAACACATGTGGACATTATTTCTCTGGGCTGCATAACACAAGGCTGCCCAGTTGTGGACTTTTCTCTAAAGGTTCAAACTTCTGGTTGCTTACTCAAGCATCAACGCTGA